TGGTGACATTTTATCAGCATATGCCATAAAACCATCAAAACCTTTTACGCCTTTTCCTGCAGTAGTTGGCGTTGGAGATTGCGAAATAGTGTTGACTCTTACGTTTTTCTTTTTTCCAAAATGATAGCCAAAACTTCTAGCAACAGATTCTAAATAGGCTTTGTTTTCTGCCATATCATTGTAATCTGGAAATACACGATGCGATGCCATATAGGTCAGAGCAACAATGCTTCCCCATTCATTCATCGCATCTTTTTTATATAAAGTTTGCATCACTTTATGAAAAGACATCGCAGACACATCAATTCCTTTGTGTGTCCAATCATAATTTTGGTCGGTGTAATGTTTACCTTTTCTGACGTTGATAGACATGCCAATAGAGTGTAAAACAAAATCAATTTTACCTCCTAAAATCTCTTGAGCTTTGTCTATAAGATGTTCTAAATCTTCTACTTTTGTCGCATCGGCTGGAATAATTTCTGAACCTGTTTTTTCTGCTAAGATGTTAATGCTACCCATTCTCATAGCTATTGGTGCATTAGTCAACACAAATTGACCGCCTTCTTGGTGAACGCGTTCGGCGGTTTTCCAAGCGATAGAATGTTCGTCTAAAGCTCCAAATATGATTCCCTTTTTTCCTTTTAATAAATTATATGACATGATATTGATTTTTGATTTATGATTTATGATTTTAAGAAAATGCTCCTTCTTTTAAATTTATAAAAATCAAATATAAATAAATTATCAATTGAGTAAGCTTTTGGCATGAGCAATTGCTGATGCTGAATTTTCGTCACCACCGAGCATTTGTGATAATTCCTTTATTCTTTCATCTTGATTTAAATTTTTAATATTGGTTTGTGTTTCTGATTTGTCGGTAGTTTTAATTACCTTAAGATGTTGTTTCCCTTTTGAAGCAATTTGAGGTAAATGTGTGATGGATATCACTTGCATATGGCGACTCATATTCAACATAATTTCACCCATTTTAAGGGCTATTTCACCTGACACACCTGTGTCTATTTCATCAAAAATAATACTTGGTAGGTTTTCATAAGTTGCTAAGGTGCTTTTTATAGCGAGCATCATTCGTGACATTTCGCCGCCTGAAGCCACTTTATGCAAAGCTCTGAGCGGCATGCCTTTGTTGGCTGAAAACAACCATTCTATTTCATCTTTTCCGTATTTATGAAACTCTTCTTTTTCTGTTAGCTGTATATTGATTGAAGCATTTTGCATACCGAGTTGAGCTAAAATTTTGAGTAGTTTTTTTTCTAAAATTTGTGCGGATTTTTTTCGGTTTGAAAGCAAGTTTTGAGATAAACTATTCAGCTTTTCTTCTGTTGCTTTTAATCGAGTTTCGGTAGAAGAAATCTCTTGATCAATATTTGAAAACTCTTGTAATTGTTGTTCAAGTTGATTTTTAATTTCTATGAGTTCTTCGTCTGTTTTGACTTGGTGTTTGTGCAAAAGATGATTGATGCTTTGAAGTTGTTTATCAATGCTTTCTAATTTTTCAGGATTGACTTCAACATTTTCTAAGCTTTGCTCTAACTCAGCGACTATATCTTCGGTTTCTATCAATATTGATTGTATTCTCTCTTTTAAGTCTTTATAACTTGAAACCGATTGAGTCAAGGTCTGCAAACGTTGATTAACCTTAGTGAGTTGATCAAATACACCATATTCTTCCTGTTGAATAATAGCTATAGATTCTGATAAATAGTTTTGTATATCTTCAGCGTTTTGTAGCTGATGAAATTCATTTTCTAATTCTTCTAAAAGTCCTTCTCGCAAGCTTGATTTTTCCAATTCATCAAACAAAAACTGATTGTAATCTTGTTTTTTTGTAGCGTCTTGTTTTTCTGTTTTTAATTGTTCTAATTTATTTTTTAAAGCATTAAAAGTGTTTAAAGTGTTTTGATATTGGGCTAAGACATTTTCATTTTTTGCGATTTTATCTAAAACCAAGTATTGATAAGACGTATTAGACAAAGATTGCGATTCGTTTTGACTGTGAATATCAATCAAATATGGTTTTAAATCTTGTAAGATTTTTAAATTTACTGGAGTGTCATTAATAAAAGCTCTGGTTTTGTTTTTGGTTATTTCTCTTCTGATGAGACATAATTCGTCATAATCTAAATCAAATTGATGAAACACTGATTTTAGATTAAATTTTGACAAATCAAATTCGGCTTCTATGATGCATTTTTCATTCGTGTCTCTCAAGCTTTCTTTGTCTGCTCTACTACCAAGCAACAAAGACAATGCTCCCAAAAGTATAGACTTACCTGCACCAGTTTCGCCTGTTATGGTTGTAAAAGAGCCTTCAAAGTTGAGTTGAATATCTTTGATTAAGGCGTAATTTTTTATGTAAAGAGACTTGAGCACTTTTTAAAATTATAAAAATTTAGAAACGTAAAGATAAATATTCAATGTAATTTAGACGAAATAAGTTGAATATTATCAACTTCGTTTTTTAATATTTAATTCGTCTCCATTTATTGTTATGCACTGGTGCTATGCGGTAAAGGTATTCTTTGGTTTGAGCAATATCCATTTTGGGACTACCATTTAAAATTTGCTGAATTTCGCCTGCTTTGGTATCAAAAAATAGTCTTAACAAAACCGAATTTGGTCTGGCATCATTGACAGATTTGAGTAAGGCAATGCTTTCTAAAATATTTTCTTTAGCCTTTCTGGTGTCTTTATGCATTAAATCCAGACCATTTATATGATAATCGTAAAAAGCTTGTCTGAAATCTGCAAAGTTTTGAGATAGAATATCATTATTAAGATTAAACCTTGAAAAACCAACACCTGTAGCTTGCCAGCCAGCTCCAGCATTAGATTGTCTGCATTGACAATTTGTCTTGCAGTTTCGTGATAGCCATTACCACCATTCAATGCAAATGAATCTGCTTCTAAGCCCAATATAGTATAAAGGTAAAAGCTTACCACAGAAGTCAAATTAGACTGAAAATTGTTGACATCGTAAATCAAGGGTTGACTTTCAGTATAGGTGAAATTAAAATCTTCGTCTTTAACGTTGAGTATTGAGGTTTTTATATTTGAGCCAAATACGGGTCTTGAAGCTTGAACTTGAATATTGGCTTGAAAACGGTCAGAGTCGTAATTGTTTACTGTTATAAAAAAGCTACAATCTATTTTTTGCAAGTCTGAATAATTCTCATTAGTAAATGCCGTTTGGTTGATAAATTCTTGAAGTGATTCTTCTAAAATATTAAAGATTCTAAGTCTGGTTTGTCCTGTTTGTCTGGCATCTATAGTAACCGTAGCATTAAATTCTTGAGCATAAGAAATATTTAAGGTTAAAAAAGCAAAAAGTAAAATGAACAGATTACGCATCGGCTTTGTTATTAAATCTTGTATTTAAGATCTCATTAAAAATATCTTTAGCCACTTCAGATTTAGGTTTAACATCAAAACGCTTGATATCGTCTTTTGTTATGATACTTATTTTATTTGTATCATTTTTAAAACCTGCACCTTTATCTTGAAGAGAGTTTAAAACGATAAAATCTAAGTTTTTCTTTTCTAATTTTTGTTTGGCATTTTCAACTTCATCGTTGGTTTCTAAAGCAAAACCAACTAAAAATTGATGCTTTTTTTGTTGACCAAAAGTTTTTAGAATATCAGGATTTTTAACCAAATCAATCCTAAAAGTATCTTCTGTTGTTTTGACTTTTTGATTGTGAAAAGTCTTTGGTTTATAATCTGAAACGGCGGCAGAAGCAATGGCAATATCTACATTATCATAAAACGTCATAGCATTATCAAACATTTCTTGGGCTGTACTAATTTTGATCAACTCTAAGTTTGGATGTGTTAATGTTAAATGTGTTGGTCCCGAAATCAAAATCACTTTTGCACCGAGGTTTAGTGCTGTTTTTGCCATTTCATAACCCATTTTTCCGCTGGAATGGTTTCCTATAAATCTTACAGGATCGATGGGTTCGTAGGTTGGTCCAGCAGTTATCAAAACCTTTTTATTGAAAAGTGGCATTTGTTTTAATAAATGTTGTGAGATAAATTCAACAATGTTTTCAGGTTCAGCCATTCGTACTTTTCCTTCTAAACCACTTGCCAGTTCGCCTGACTCTGGCTCAATAATAATGTGACCAGAATTTGTGAGTTGACTGAGATTTGTTTTGGTTGTATCGTGTTGATACATCTCCAAATCCATTGCAGGTGCAATATAGACTGGACAATTTGCAGATAAATAGGTTGTCATCAAAAGGTTATCAGATTTGCCTATAATCATTTTGGACAACGTATTGGCTGTGGCTGGTGCAATAAGCATAAAATCTGCCCATTCGGCAAGTTTTACGTGGTTGTTCCAGTTTTTTTCGGTATCGGTAAAACTTGATACAACAGGGTTTTTAGATAAGGTTGAAAGCGTTAATGGTGTTACAAATTCTTCAGCTTCAGGTGTCATTATGCATTTAACTTGAGCACCAGCTTTAATAAATAACCTGATCAGGAAAGCTGTTTTGTAAGTCGCTATTCCACCAGTAATGCCTAATAATATATGCTTACCGATTAATGCAGACATCTATAATTCTGTATCGTCTTGTTGAGTATGTCTGAAGTAAATTTTGCCTTTCAACCATTCATCCATAGCGATGGCGTGAGGCTTAGGTAGTCTTTCATAAAATTTAGATACTTCAATCTGTTCTTTATTTTCAAAAACTTCCTCTAGGCTTTCGTTGTGTGTTGCAAATTCTTCTAACTTTTCAACCAACTCTTTTTTTAAATCCATATTGATTTGATTAGAGCGTTTTGCAATAATTGAAATAGCTTCGTAAATATTATTTGTTTTGGCATCGACTTTATTTTTGTCGATTGTGGTTGTGCTGATTTCAGCATCTTGATAATTGAGTTTAGTATTCATAACAAGTTTATTGTTGTTGTGTGTTTTTGGCTTTCAATTCTGTAAGTCTCACTTCGGCATCGTCTGCATATTCTTGAGCTTGTTTGATAAATTCGCCTTCAGGAAAACGAACTTTGTAATCGTCAAAATAGCTTAAAGCTGTTTCTAATCTTTCTTCCATCAAATACTCAAAACTTTTAATAGCCAATAAATAAGCAGATTCAAATTTGTAATAATAGGTTTGTTCTTTAAAAGCAGAGCCAGGATAATTGACTAAATAATTGTCAAAGTCATTTATAGTCGCTTTATATTGGTATGTATGATGATATTGTTTGGCGATTTCGTAAAATTTCTTTTCGAGTTTATATCTAAGTTCTTGTAATTTAGCGTTGGCTTCTACAAAATATTGACCATCAGGATATTCGTTGATATAAATTTGTAATTTATCTATCGCCTTATGGGTATCGGATTGATCTAAGCTATAACGTGGCGACTCGTTGTAATAGCTTTCTGCACTTTTAAACATAGCTTCTTCAACTTTTTGACTTGTTGGAAAAGCTTTTGCAAAACGCTCAAATTTATAGCCAGAAATCAAATAATCACCTACGGAATAATAAGCGTTTGCCGTATTAAATTGAACGATTTCAGCTTGTGGTTTACCTTGCAAACTTGGCAAAACTTGCTCGTATAGTTTAATAGCTTTGGTGAGTTTACTCTTTTTACCATCTTTTAAACCTTGTTCATACAAACGATTTGCTAAATCAAATTTAGGTTTGATTTCTTTTTTCTTTAATACCTTTTGATATTCACTACAAGAGGTCAGTAAAACA
This genomic window from Flavobacterium sp. CS20 contains:
- the recN gene encoding DNA repair protein RecN, which gives rise to MLKSLYIKNYALIKDIQLNFEGSFTTITGETGAGKSILLGALSLLLGSRADKESLRDTNEKCIIEAEFDLSKFNLKSVFHQFDLDYDELCLIRREITKNKTRAFINDTPVNLKILQDLKPYLIDIHSQNESQSLSNTSYQYLVLDKIAKNENVLAQYQNTLNTFNALKNKLEQLKTEKQDATKKQDYNQFLFDELEKSSLREGLLEELENEFHQLQNAEDIQNYLSESIAIIQQEEYGVFDQLTKVNQRLQTLTQSVSSYKDLKERIQSILIETEDIVAELEQSLENVEVNPEKLESIDKQLQSINHLLHKHQVKTDEELIEIKNQLEQQLQEFSNIDQEISSTETRLKATEEKLNSLSQNLLSNRKKSAQILEKKLLKILAQLGMQNASINIQLTEKEEFHKYGKDEIEWLFSANKGMPLRALHKVASGGEMSRMMLAIKSTLATYENLPSIIFDEIDTGVSGEIALKMGEIMLNMSRHMQVISITHLPQIASKGKQHLKVIKTTDKSETQTNIKNLNQDERIKELSQMLGGDENSASAIAHAKSLLN
- a CDS encoding DNA-directed RNA polymerase subunit omega, producing MNTKLNYQDAEISTTTIDKNKVDAKTNNIYEAISIIAKRSNQINMDLKKELVEKLEEFATHNESLEEVFENKEQIEVSKFYERLPKPHAIAMDEWLKGKIYFRHTQQDDTEL
- the coaBC gene encoding bifunctional phosphopantothenoylcysteine decarboxylase/phosphopantothenate--cysteine ligase CoaBC, encoding MSALIGKHILLGITGGIATYKTAFLIRLFIKAGAQVKCIMTPEAEEFVTPLTLSTLSKNPVVSSFTDTEKNWNNHVKLAEWADFMLIAPATANTLSKMIIGKSDNLLMTTYLSANCPVYIAPAMDLEMYQHDTTKTNLSQLTNSGHIIIEPESGELASGLEGKVRMAEPENIVEFISQHLLKQMPLFNKKVLITAGPTYEPIDPVRFIGNHSSGKMGYEMAKTALNLGAKVILISGPTHLTLTHPNLELIKISTAQEMFDNAMTFYDNVDIAIASAAVSDYKPKTFHNQKVKTTEDTFRIDLVKNPDILKTFGQQKKHQFLVGFALETNDEVENAKQKLEKKNLDFIVLNSLQDKGAGFKNDTNKISIITKDDIKRFDVKPKSEVAKDIFNEILNTRFNNKADA
- a CDS encoding enoyl-ACP reductase, with translation MSYNLLKGKKGIIFGALDEHSIAWKTAERVHQEGGQFVLTNAPIAMRMGSINILAEKTGSEIIPADATKVEDLEHLIDKAQEILGGKIDFVLHSIGMSINVRKGKHYTDQNYDWTHKGIDVSAMSFHKVMQTLYKKDAMNEWGSIVALTYMASHRVFPDYNDMAENKAYLESVARSFGYHFGKKKNVRVNTISQSPTPTTAGKGVKGFDGFMAYADKMSPLGNATAQDCADYTVTLFSDLTKRVTLQNLFNDGGFSNMGVSEEVIKKFTEE
- a CDS encoding outer membrane protein assembly factor BamD; this encodes MKQFIYILTAFVLLTSCSEYQKVLKKKEIKPKFDLANRLYEQGLKDGKKSKLTKAIKLYEQVLPSLQGKPQAEIVQFNTANAYYSVGDYLISGYKFERFAKAFPTSQKVEEAMFKSAESYYNESPRYSLDQSDTHKAIDKLQIYINEYPDGQYFVEANAKLQELRYKLEKKFYEIAKQYHHTYQYKATINDFDNYLVNYPGSAFKEQTYYYKFESAYLLAIKSFEYLMEERLETALSYFDDYKVRFPEGEFIKQAQEYADDAEVRLTELKAKNTQQQ